From the genome of Leishmania panamensis strain MHOM/PA/94/PSC-1 chromosome 4 sequence, one region includes:
- a CDS encoding palmitoyl acyltransferase 1, putative (TriTrypDB/GeneDB-style sysID: LpmP.04.0480), giving the protein MLVFRDAIAKNGGPLPLLYYLQPDAGDTPDRGAAQYRGKSIDLLNTRVDRRTFFECVLNDADFATLTTFMMSGVPINATRGEDGASALHVAAAGTLKVLNDDDSQGGGSSGQATGCKGAGGRSARECHTSTDEEEVLADDGEESGGSTGRVLGPLCKNRLIISFLIDNGADVNAAMRGGKGQTPLMVAAARQNTQTVKLLLEKGADVNVQDAQGRTVLSYAVAYPLVMEALRLWIGEEVFYAAAMRERLLHTACRSLGNTYAALYLIEEIGLDVHMSDGNGAAAATGTPATVLHGQASPAGASSPQQDCVHHHSHTPNTASMFFAGDAPDGMRNAESSAQSSANSVPPTTNVTIMATAKHLAHPPSAGVGSAGGAAVEAINMRALHNGDTPLHYAVNTFDVALVRALLSKGADVHAANYIGTTPLQLAQSQSSFAQSWKQYWKDELIVWLRPTSARAAAARRRRRERQRDRNPSRVRALLRAFSRANTTSSREKVLCDDPALHLWQLSAPMDAVLFVATATLPHILFYVCCCIVRNFFVLLCPLPLMYASYLGIQRRDSHRAGSRPLSSLGWCMGFILAQGLCLLLYTIYYCIKHYSVNLEDHNALLWWLFPSVTATAVLTVYVVLFSSAGLVTSSEGQRKGIYASLRGVKGDYPKSLLYGMDLRSMVKKPLRAQYCPQLQRVVLRYDHFCTHLSTAIGGGNHRAFVWLQVALLSMLCCFYYYAYEYRHLVSSAASVAGADRVALAKFEVAPFATAGGRFAYMYSQVILPLMILMTAYALCTQLYAIARNLTLYDLAHSEDESSVYCFTLGDVVYSLFDNGMWANLREFFGRSSLTQQVYRVPQINPYLEQLIKDHQRWQLTNVDDCCDGHDHQHQSCSHASSGDHSCSAAAPTGATSATTTMGKLVDPAEWGAHESGRAQQTLRAQQQEQHSVSQAERGREEECGADEYYGDDNGDEGSAMAMNIFQEMVRSGLTDVERHDAIAATTVAARGGADAKTQQEWNAAVEKAKQMYRFYLKSIGGSGADV; this is encoded by the coding sequence ATGCTGGTGTTCCGCGACGCCATTGCGAAGAACGGtgggccgctgccgctcttgtaTTACCTACAGCCCGATGCTGGCGATACGCCAGACCGTGGCGCGGCACAGTACCGCGGCAAGTCGATCGACCTCCTCAACACCCGTGTCGACCGGCGCACCTTCTTTGAATGCGTCCTGAATGATGCGGACTTTGCAACTCTGACGACATTCATGATGAGCGGCGTCCCGATCAACGCCACCCGCGGCGAAGATGGCGCGTCGGCGCTACACGTTGCAGCCGCCGGTACGCTGAAGGTGCTGAACGACGACGACTCTCAGGGTGGTGGAAGCAGCGGCCAGGCTACAGGCTGTAAGGGTGCCGGCGGTAGAAGCGCGCGTGAGTGTCACACTTCGactgacgaggaggaggtgctcgcCGATGACGGTGAGGAAAGCGGCGGTAGCACTGGCCGCGTGTTGGGCCCGCTGTGTAAAAATCGACTCATCATTTCGTTCCTCATCGACAACGGAGCCGACGTGAACGCGGCCATGCGCGGTGGGAAGGGGCAGACGCCGCTCATGGTAGCCGCCGCACGGCAGAACACACAAACGGTGAAGTTGCTACTGGAAAAGGGCGCCGATGTGAACGTGCAGGACGCACAAGGACGCACAGTGCTGAGCTACGCGGTCGCCTACCCGCTCGTGATGGAGGCCCTGCGGCTATGGATAGGCGAGGAGGTGTTCtacgcggcggcgatgcgggagcggctgctgcacacggcGTGCCGCTCCCTCGGCAACACCTACGCAGCACTTTACCTTATTGAAGAAATCGGGCTGGATGTACACATGAGCGATGgcaacggcgctgcggcagccactGGTACGCCAGCGACAGTTCTGCATGGCCAAGCCTCGCCTGCTGGTGCGAGTAGCCCTCAGCAGGACTgcgtccaccaccactcccaCACACCCAACACTGCATCGATGTTCTTCGCTGGGGATGCCCCAGATGGCATGCGCAACGCAGAGAGCTCTGCGCAATCCTCTGCCAACTCAGTGCCGCCCACTACGAACGTCACCATAATGGCGACGGCTAAACACCtcgcccaccccccttcTGCTGGCGTCGGCAgtgcaggtggtgctgcagtcgaAGCCATCAACATGCGCGCTTTGCACAACGGTGACACACCGCTGCACTATGCGGTGAACACCTTTGACGTGGCCCTCGTTCGAGCGCTACTCAGCAAGGGCGCCGACGTGCACGCGGCCAACTACATCGGTACCACGCCACTGCAGCTCGCCCAGTCGCAGTCATCGTTTGCCCAGTCGTGGAAGCAATACTGGAAGGACGAGCTTATTGTGTGGCTGCGGCCCACGTCCGCcagagccgccgctgctcggcgCCGACGTcgtgagcggcagcgtgaCAGAAACCCAAGCCGTGTCcgagcgctgctgagggCGTTCAGTCGCGCGAACACCACGTCATCACGCGAGAAAGTGTTGTGCGATGACCCGGCGCTACACCTCTGGCAGCTCTCCGCTCCTATGGACGCTGTGCTGTTCGTTGCAACggcaacgctgccgcacaTCCTCTTCTACGTCTGTTGCTGCATCGTTCGAAACTTCTTCGTGTTGCTGTGCCCGTTGCCCCTCATGTATGCTTCCTACCTGGGGATACAGCGCCGTGACAGCCACCGGGCTGGCAGCCGCCCCCTTAGTAGCCTGGGCTGGTGCATGGGCTTTATCCTCGCCCAAGGGCTATGCCTGCTGCTCTACACCATATACTACTGTATTAAGCACTACAGCGTGAACCTGGAGGACCACAACGCGCTCCTTTGGTGGCTCTTCCCCAGCGTCACTGCCACGGCGGTGTTAACGGTGTACgtggtgctcttctcctccgcgGGGCTCGTGACGAGCTCAGAAGGGCAACGCAAGGGCATCTACGCGAGTCTGCGGGGTGTCAAGGGTGACTATCCCAAGTCGCTCCTTTACGGCATGGACCTGCGCTCAATGGTCAAGAAACCGCTTCGGGCGCAGTACTgtccgcagctgcagcgcgtcgtgCTCCGCTACGACCACTTTTGCACCCACCTCAGCACCGCCATTGGCGGCGGCAACCACCGCGCGTTTGTGTGGCTACAAGTCGCGCTACTGTCAATGCTGTGCTGCTTCTACTACTACGCATATGAGTATAGGCATCTcgtgagcagcgccgcgagTGTGGCGGGGGCGGATCGTGTTGCTCTGGCTAAATTCGAAGTGGCGCCCTTTGCAACTGCCGGGGGCCGCTTCGCCTACATGTACTCGCAGGTGATCCTGCCCTTGATGATCCTGATGACCGCGTATGCCCTGTGCACGCAGCTATACGCGATAGCCCGGAACTTGACCCTCTACGACCTCGCGCATAGCGAGGACGAGAGTAGTGTGTACTGTTTTACGCTAGGCGACGTGGTCTACAGCCTGTTCGACAATGGCATGTGGGCCAACCTCCGCGAGTTCTTCGGCCGGTCCTCGCTCACGCAGCAGGTGTACCGGGTTCCGCAGATCAATCCATACCTGGAGCAGCTCATCAAGGACCATCAGCGGTGGCAGTTGACCAACGTTGACGACTGCTGTGACGGCCACGATCATCAGCATCAGTCCTGCTCACACGCAAGCAGTGGTGACCACTcatgcagtgctgcagcaccaacggGCGCCACCAGCGCTACCACGACGATGGGGAAACTGGTGGACCCGGCTGAGTGGGGTGCACACGAGTCCGGCCGAGCTCAGCAGACACTgagggcgcagcagcaagagcagcactCGGTTTCACAGGCCGaaaggggcagagaagaggagtgcGGCGCGGACGAATACTACGGTGACGACAACGGTGACGAGGGCTCAGCAATGGCGATGAACATCTTTCAAGAGATGGTCCGCAGCGGCCTCACCGATGTTGAACGTCATGACGCCATAGCCGCCACGacagtggcggcgcgcggcggcgcggatGCAAAGACGCAGCAAGAGTGGAATGCggcggtggagaaggcgaagcagATGTACCGCTTCTATCTAAAGTCGatcggtggcagcggcgccgatgtCTGA
- a CDS encoding hypothetical protein (TriTrypDB/GeneDB-style sysID: LpmP.04.0470), with translation MDAIVSCAPPPFTLTKHPRSAQRCATATNRSTCRPPLLLSSPLFLRVSPQSKLSSSHELFAMPPPLSYHHHLHQRKLSLSSREGQSLSSGSSKHLPAPVLQYHKGRDRDAGASGTNDLLSLVSKRSGVESLSPREAKASGLQRAAATTAVQSSIQPLTAAATGMVEIMATCDNEGTTEAQPCESLVVGAPTTAASLELISPVTTSASRKCLLKPFSRTAAMSAEKGRISSAPGAVTTLADAYLERQVSYPYTGDGAMATFNPANSPPASLPHVDSADQDGSAVIFAASLIPLQASKPSLLRNTPRTSPLLQGRWERAAGPISSAKASQVATFSHPAADAVAAGAAVSTTRTTATKGVASFSAALATHPTDYANRMRNMNGTVIREASGVSAFTNVRQQQQQQQSPSSEFSRMAGGRWSHASSSPYPSRTSESVADAATPHSMTATAPGSPQGSSMKSSTLRPRPISLSAAVSRVTSSIANSASGSDSNEASPRLVISAVPSLFASAVVPDALAEKKRNAADESIATCCSNGALSQHLFHRATSGATIPGSPTLFPPAAVATRAGVAMDAVGYLECERDTLRRTLARLFAAMLLPHIFLWNAVPALIPQAAAPPRGRLYAVAHSHPEVALFALELFVAGLICLGILRYRQMIVLRSSRERNNRLVGLHTSSASLAAKAKSACTGSASVAVAQTDTVSPLMTTTKTSLLLSSPPRRPGLRPLRSHGGPGRNSSAVSSAHRHRILSHSAMQQQQQPLPPEPLASVWSSATRATQAATPARTRPGRDLVNLSHYPSETDGMTHRLIGRSSSGGILNDLVPVGGDSSASWTTTRSQSSYTPTRLTPLAAGTTLHDVSEARVNESPASPAADGGAIETWSSAVDAEGGTPRRSLLRDYHHCTAPPDVPRSPQHSRERLIASGAGYPERSPALLAPRTSGSHASPFPTLPSVGHAQLALSGLGDRDCSLAKSTSWAVAKQSTAVLSTSAASVTLTDSLLLSSFGAAAAVSASSFPSTATLGRDDRVPTMTYFGFALGFLVCTSLATWRLSVDYYFALYSFKLDTNAALWYWLVPVSLLGLTAYVVLLIGGHTLRWRALRQLHDSNDRWCRKDDKEGLEEAARQMTAAAATLSRLHWIPWCLACVPHPRPDAAPLLDVPEVVITHPEATTVLPALADRCSMLSSFEVDVPDAPPPAALLTLMESSFCNGDDDAMYDDAVSVVESAQLQHSGVWNKLSKDKDEEVIVTSDDVHGLVGNILRMMRVKKRRTPAADTPSEVVSLSATNVTLSSCNPLLPQLPYWSSSGGTPTANASLSGTEIGSLSHRSTSSCFSPQSLWMLRQGLQRVLAAVRAFAVLHSCIKYVSRVLHILDFPMRLRRLCGLTHESREKRRRRQRTRGATLSASAVRRRWTSWSGDLYGLERVLPWTYLIMLFSLFQGLLSAMYFTWSWRRILREAATAAMYATDTARAVTPVPPSYAVHDCTKMQLSVRHVFWLIPPFCAGSGVNVVSPQPSTSWSMANQVALLFTLLDQRQFEVAYLYTSVALPIGLLLSMYLFLLEVRVHVKSRRVLRLLVLAKSRVEAMRKIRDATL, from the coding sequence ATGGACGCAATTGTTTcctgcgccccccccccctttacACTCACCAAACACCCCAGAAGCGCCCAACGATGTGCTACAGCAACCAACAGGAGTACCTGCAGACCacctcttttgctttcctcaCCGCTCTTCTTGCGCGTCTCGCCACAATCGAAGCTGAGCTCATCGCACGAGTTGTTCGCcatgccaccaccgctgtcctACCATCACCATCTCCACCAGCGGAAGCTGTCTCTTTCATCACGTGAAGGCCAAAGCCTCTCCTCAGGCAGCAGTAAGCACCTGCCGGCACCAGTCCTGCAGTATCATAAGGGCAGGGATAGGGATGCTGGCGCTAGTGGCACGAATGATCTGCTCAGCCTTGTCAGTAAGAGAAGCGGCGTGGAGAGCCTCAGCCCCAGAGAGGCAAAGGCATCAGGACTGCAAcgggcagcggcaacgactGCCGTTCAGTCATCCATTCAGCCGctcacagccgctgccactggAATGGTTGAGATAATGGCTACATGCGACAACGAGGGCACCACAGAAGCCCAACCTTGCGAGTCTTTAGTCGTTGGCGCCCCCACCACGGCCGCGTCGCTCGAGTTGATCTCGCCAGTGACCACTTCGGCATCCCGGAAGTGCCTCTTGAAGCCGTTTAgccgcaccgcagccatGTCCGCTGAAAAGGGTCGCATCTCGTCAGCTCCAGGGGCAGTGACAACCCTGGCCGATGCCTATCTCGAGCGTCAGGTGAGCTACCCGTACACGGGTGACGGTGCGATGGCCACCTTCAACCCCGCCAACTCCCCGCCCGCATCCCTCCCACACGTTGACTCGGCCGACCAAGACGGATCAGCAGTCATCTTTGCCGCATCGCTGATTCCTTTGCAAGCAAGCAagccctccctcctcagGAACACGCCGAGAACAAGTCCGCTCCTTCAAGGGCGATGGGAGCGAGCAGCAGGCCCGATATCCTCGGCCAAGGCCTCCCAAGTGGCCACCTTCTCGCAccccgctgctgatgctgtagctgccggtgcagccGTGTCCACGACAAGAACCACAGCTACCAAGGGCGTCGCATCTTTCTCCGCTGCGCTCGCCACACACCCCACCGACTACGCCAACAGAATGAGGAACATGAATGGCACTGTGATCCGCGAGGCTAGTGGGGTGTCGGCCTTTACAAACGtacgccagcagcagcagcagcagcagtcgccaTCCTCTGAGTTTTCGCGCATGGCGGGTGGCAGGTGGTCCCatgcgtcgtcgtcgccgtacCCTTCTCGCACCTCTGAGTCTGTCGCCGATGCTGCCACCCCGCACTCCATGACTGCCACCGCACCGGGCTCGCCCCAGGGCTCCTCGATGAAGTCGAGCACACTACGCCCAAGACCGATATCACTGTCGGCAGCTGTTTCGCGGGTCACCTCCAGCATTGCCAACTCAGCCAGCGGCAGTGATAGCAATGAGGCATCGCCTAGGCTGGTCATCTCAGCTGTGCCTTCGTTGTTTGCGTCGGCCGTAGTGCCAGATGCGTTggcagagaaaaagcgcAACGCCGCTGACGAATCTATTGCTACTTGCTGCAGCAACGGTGCACTctcgcagcacctcttccaccgcGCAACATCAGGTGCCACCATACCCGGCAGCCCAACGTTATTCCCgcctgcggcggtggccacACGAGCCGGAGTGGCCATGGACGCGGTGGGCTACCTGGAATGCGAGCGCGACACACTGCGGCGTACACTCGCGCGGCTTTTCGCGGCCATGCTTCTCCCCCACATTTTCCTGTGGAACGCAGTCCCAGCACTGATTCCGCAGGCGGCGGCCCCGCCACGTGGGCGCCTGTACGCTGTGGCGCACAGCCACCCCGAGGTTGCCTTGTTCGCGCTGGAGCTGTTCGTTGCTGGACTCATCTGCTTGGGCATCTTGCGCTACCGTCAGATGATCGTTCTGCGGAGTTCTCGAGAACGCAACAACCGGCTCGTAGGCCTTCACACTAGCAGCGCATCCCTCGCAGCTAAGGCCAAGAGCGCCTGCACCGGTTCGGCATCCGTGGCAGTAGCCCAGACCGATACAGTGTCGCCGCTGATGACGACTACAAAGACGAGCCTGCTCCTTTCGTCACCGCCGAGAAGGCCTGGTCTacggccgctgcgcagccacgGCGGCCCTGGCagaaacagcagcgcagtgagCAGCGCCCATAGGCATCGCATCCTCTCACACTCtgccatgcagcagcagcagcagccgcttccGCCGGAGCCATTGGCCAGCGTTTGGAGTTCCGCGACGAGGGCAACGCAAGCGGCAACCCCAGCGAGAACGAGACCTGGGCGAGACCTCGTGAATCTCAGCCACTACCCTTCTGAGACTGACGGCATGACGCACCGCTTAATtggcagaagcagcagcggggggaTACTGAACGACCTCGTGCCTGTCGGTGGCGACAGTAGTGCATCATGGACAACGACCCGCTCTCAGTCATCCTACACCCCCACACGGCTTACCCCACTGGCAGCAGGAACGACACTGCATGACGTTAGCGAAGCGCGTGTGAATGAAtcccccgcctcccctgctgctgatggtggtgccATCGAGACGTGGTCCAGCGCTGTTGATGCGGAGGGGGGAACCCCTCGAAGGAGTCTGTTGCGCGACTATCATCATTGCACCGCCCCGCCAGATGTGCCTCGGTCACCACAACACTCACGGGAGCGGCTCATCGCAAGCGGTGCTGGATACCCGGAACGTTCTCCAGCACTGCTGGCGCCGAGAACGTCGGGCTCACATGCCTCTCCATTCCCTACGCTCCCTTCGGTAGGGCACGCCCAACTGGCACTGTCTGGACTCGGGGACCGTGACTGCAGCCTGGCGAAGAGCACAAGCTGGGCGGTCGCGAAACAGTCAACCGCGGTGCTGTCCACTTCAGCAGCGAGTGTCACGCTCACTGACTCGCTTCTCCTGTCGTCCtttggagctgctgctgccgtctctgcctcctctttcccctccaccgccacgttGGGACGTGATGACCGCGTGCCCACGATGACGTATTTCGGCTTCGCCCTTGGGTTTTTGGTCTGCACAAGCCTCGCGACGTGGCGCCTCTCAGTGGACTACTACTTTGCGCTGTACAGCTTCAAGCTCGACACCAACGCCGCCCTGTGGTACTGGTTGGTGCCGGTAAGCCTCTTAGGCCTCACCGCATATGTGGTCCTCTTGATCGGCGGCCAcacgctgcgctggcgcgcgctacggcagctgcacgacAGTAACGACCGGTGGTGCAGGAAGGACGATAAAGAGGGGCTAGAGGAGGCTGCCCGTCAGatgacagcggcggctgcgacgctATCCAGACTTCACTGGATCCCGTGGTGCCTGGCCTGCGTTCCGCACCCGCGTCCAGACGCCGCGCCGCTCCTGGATGTGCCAGAGGTGGTCATCACACATCCAGAAGCGACGACGGTGCTACCTGCGTTGGCCGACCGATGCTCGATGCTCAGTTCCTTCGAGGTCGACGTGCCTGACGCACCACCCCCTGCGGCGTTGCTCACACTCATGGAAAGTAGCTTCTGCAatggcgacgacgatgcaATGTACGATGATGCGGTCAGCGTTGTGGAATCTGCCCAACTGCAGCACAGTGGCGTGTGGAATAAGCTCAGCAAGGACAAGGATGAAGAGGTCATTGTTACGAGCGATGATGTGCATGGGCTTGTAGGCAACATCCTGCGAATGATGCGGGTAAAGAAGCGGAGGACGCCGGCAGCTGACACACCCAGTGAGGTGGTAAGCCTCTCAGCGACGAACGTCACCCTGAGCTCGTGCAACCCGCTGCTTCCGCAGTTACCATACTGGTCCTCGTCGGGGGGGACTCCCACAGCTAATGCGAGCCTCTCCGGCACTGAGATAGGCAGCCtcagccatcggagcacaTCTAGCTGCTTTTCTCCACAGTCGCTGTGGATGTTACGCCAGGGGCTTCAGCGCGTCCTCGCTGCAGTACGCGCCTTTGCCGTGCTGCACTCCTGCATAAAGTATGTCAGTCGCGTGCTTCACATCCTCGACTTTCCCATGCGGCTCCGGAGGTTGTGCGGCCTCACGCATGAGTCCCGAGAaaagcggcggaggcggcaacgCACACGCGGTGCCACGCTGTCGGCGTcggcagtgcggcggcgatggacgTCATGGAGTGGCGATCTGTACGGCTTGGAGCGCGTGCTGCCCTGGACGTACTTGATcatgctcttctccctcttccaaGGGCTGTTGTCGGCCATGTACTTCACCTGGTCGTGGCGCAGAATCCTCCGcgaggcggcgacggcagccaTGTACGCCACCGACACGGCGCGCGCCGTGACGCCGGTGCCGCCATCCTATGCAGTGCACGACTGCACCAAAATGCAGTTAAGCGTGCGGCACGTGTTTTGGCTTATTCCCCCCTTCTGCGCGGGTAGCGGCGTCAACGTCGTATCACCGCAGCCGTCGACAAGTTGGTCCATGGCGAATCAGGTCGCACTGCTCTTCACACTTCTGGATCAGCGCCAGTTCGAGGTGGCCTACCTCTACACGAGTGTCGCCCTCCCCatcggcctcctcctctccatgTATCTCTTTCTGCTTGAAGTACGGGTTCATGTTAAGTCTCGCCGTGTTCTACGGCTCCTCGTGCTGGCCAAGTCGCGGGTCGAGGCGATGCGCAAGATCCGTGACGCGACACTGTGA
- a CDS encoding hypothetical protein (TriTrypDB/GeneDB-style sysID: LpmP.04.0490), producing MSSSPCAAGAVLSTAASASTSAPSFASFVLERVSRNPFLIGETPWSLRPPPPHPEATSASPPAQHVAKSPRDATEDASSLPSTLDPAQRAVIAQACIAGTAATSNPACTLAVTAVLQRALIDAPLLPVGGCHLLHELVWPHFLASAEAAKQVFCYRKALQLCDARQAQPTTDSNVPLPEQKPPQSSHRTEVTSSTSDGELEKKANGAAVDLFAASPLAVSSADDQQWSNQGAGALPSSGAASLLQTPEELSLSSARDVLQARMGEALTRLAASREELQRGLTKLRQRLDGLHAYDAVPFAELAQQQEETMRSLFTPVTLEVAGSSAKENSDTRRRNVLLTADAAAAAAAAVARGASAVLGEADAVTDRKRLREP from the coding sequence atgtcctCATCACcgtgcgcagcaggagccGTTCTCAGCACTGCAGCATCAGCTAGCACATCAGCCCCGTCTTTCGCGTCTTTCGTGCTAGAGCGTGTCTCGCGCAACCCTTTCCTGATCGGGGAAACGCCCTGGTCGCTgcgccctccaccaccgcacccAGAAGCAACGTCGGCATCACCCCCGGCGCAGCACGTGGCCAAGAGCCCTCGAGACGCAACGGAGGATGCATCATCGCTTCCCAGCACATTAGACCCAGCGCAACGTGCGGTGATCGCGCAGGCATGCATcgctggcactgcagcaACGTCAAACCCCGCGTGCAcgctggcggtgacggcagtgctgcagcgagcCCTCATCGACGCACCTCTGCTCCCAGTCGGCGGCTGCCACCTCCTGCACGAGCTCGTCTGGCCTCACTTTCTCGCGAGtgcagaggcggcgaagcAGGTGTTCTGCTACCGCAAGGCCCTACAGCTGTGCGATGCGCGACAAGCACAGCCCACCACGGACTCGaatgtgccgctgccggagcaGAAACCGCCGCAGTCATCGCACCGCACGGAGGTGACGTCGTCAACCAGTGACGGCGAGTTGGAGAAAAAAGCAaacggcgctgccgttgaCCTGTTTGCCGCCTCGCCACTCGCGGTGTCGTCGGCTGATGATCAGCAGTGGAGCAATCAAGGCGCCGGTGCTTTACCCTCCTCCGGTGCAGCGAGTCTTCTCCAGACACCAGAAGAGCTGAGTCTGTCCTCAGCTCGGGATGTCCTGCAAGCACGCATGGGGGAGGCCCTCACACGACTGGCGGCGTCTCGAGAAGAGCTCCAGCGAGGGTTGACAAAACTGCGCCAGCGCTTGGACGGTCTGCACGCGTACGACGCAGTGCCGTTCGCGGAGCTGgcacaacaacaagaggAGACCATGCGTAGCCTCTTCACACCTGTAACGCTGGAGGTGGCAGGAAGCAGCGCAAAGGAGAACAGCGATACTCGTAGGAGAAATGTCCTTCTCACAgcggatgctgctgctgctgctgctgccgcggtggcacGGGGTGCGTCGGCAGTGCTCGGTGAGGCAGACGCGGTGACAGATCGTAAGCGATTACGTGAGCCATAG